The nucleotide sequence AGCGCCTCGCGAATGCGCGCCACAACTTGCTCGGCACACGCCACGCGGTCGCACGGCACGAACACGGCGAATTCGTCTCCGCGCATCCGGGCGATGAACTCGCTTGGCTTCAACACGGCGCACAGTCTTCCGGCGACGGCCTTCAGGAGCAGGTTCGCCTGCTGCATCCCCAGCGCTTCGTTGATTTCGCGGAACCGTGTGATGTCGATGAGGAGCAGCGCCGTCGGTGCGTCTTGATTGCTCACCTTTTCTCGAAAGTACTGCTGAAGCTGGGCGTGATTGGGAAGCTCGCTCAGCGTATCGAAGTAGGCCAGCCGCTCGATTATCGAGGTCGCCTGCTCGTGTCGTGCGCGGGTGCGCAGCGCGGCGATACCGTACGAAAGGTCCTCCGCCATCTCTTCGAGCAGCCCCATCTCGTTCTCGTCGAACGCGTCCGGTTCCGCGGCGTAGATGGCGAGCGCGCCCATGGGCCGGCGGTCGACGATAAGTGGAAGCGCCGCGACGGCGGCGTAGCCGCGCGCAGCCGCCTCCTCTCGCCAAGGAGCGAAGTTCGGGTCCGTCAGGATTTCGCGCATGACGGCGGGACGCCCGGTGCGAATCGCTCGACCGACCGGCCCACGGCCGCGCTCGGTGTCATCCCAGCGCACGTCCAGCCGATTCAGGGGCGAGAGGATTCCCTCCTCGAGTCCCTCCTGGGCCATCGCACGCACCGTCTTCGTGTCGTCCTCTTGTGCGAACCCGACCCAGGCCATGCGGTAGCCGCCAACTCGCACGACTGCCCGGCACATCGCCGCGAGCAGTTCCTGCTCGTCGTGGGCCCGGACGAGGGAGCGGTTGCCAGCACTCAACGTGCGCAGCGCCCGGTTGGAGCGCTCGAGTCCTTCGGCCATGGCGTCGAAAGCGCCCGCCAGGCGGGCGAGCTCGTCGCCTTCGTGCGGCAGGCCGGTGCGCGCGCCGAGCTCGCCGCGGCCGAGGCGACCGGCCGCATTCACGAGGGCGTTCACGCGCCGCAGGACAAACAGGCTCGTCCCGACCCAGGCCGCCACCAGTGCGAGCGCTGCAAGGCCGAGCAGCGCGAGATTGCCGGTGAGCACCTTCTCCACTCGAGCGTAAACGAATTCCGTGGGAATGCCCGCGATGACGTGCACGGTGCCGTCGGCGTGACCGTGCAGGCGGCCATGGGCCGTGAGCCGGGAGACTCCGTCGGGGCCCGTAAACACACCGGCGCCTTCGCGCTCGGCGAACAGGGCGTCCCGGAGAGCGGGGTCGATGAGTTCGTTTCCTACTCGATCGCCCGCGGACTTAGGCTGGTAGGCGAGCACCGTCCCCCGATGATCCACGACGGCGAGTGTGGAGCCCGGTGGGAGGTCGATGCGTGCGAGCAGCTGGTCGAACCACGAGAGATCGAGGGCCGCATAAACGACCGCCTTGGCGGTGTCACTGGCGTCCCGTACGGGGTAGCCCATGTTGATGGCGCTCTTGCCGGTCAGCCTTCCGACTTGATACTCGCCGATGCTGAAGTCGTTGGTCTCGAGCGCCTGCCTGAAATAGCGCCGGTCGGCGATGCTCACCCCCTGCTTCAAGGGTGCGGCGCTGCAGTAGATGTGACCCTCGGCATCGGCCACCCCGATATTGGTGTAGTAAGGATGAAGCCTGAGGGTGTTTGCGAGGAACCGCCGGCATCGTTCCGTCCGTGCGCGGTCGGGGACCGTCGGATGGCCGGCGAGGCCGGCAAGCAGCTGGCGCGACTGCGCGACGAGGAATTCCTGCTCCCGGATCACGAGATGCACCAGGTTGCGCGCCTCGCGTTCCGCTTCAACGGCCGCCGCCTGCCGCTCGACGAGAGCGGTATAAAGGATGATGACGAGCGCGGGAAGCGCCCCAGCAGCACCAGCAAGAATAACCGGCCTCGCAGGCTCAAAGCCGTCGAGCCTTGCATCACAACTCCCCTTTTCTGCGTCTCGATAGGTAGTTACATAGCAAAATTAACAGTGAAGGGAAGTTCTCCCACTCATCGTGCGCTTACCGACCGAGCACCGGCTTCTGACCGGCGAGGAAGACCGGAGCTAAGCGTGTGATGTCCCCCGGAAAATCGAGTACAACCGATGCAGGCGCTCGATGACGGCCTCAGCGTGGCCCCCTCGTACGGAAGTTTGGTCGCCTGGCGGCTGGGACAGGATCGCTTCGATATCCTTTATTAGGGTCTCCAGGTCCCTTCGGAGCCGGGCAGGAACCTCTATCGTGATGTCGATCGTCGCAAGGATCTTGTGAGCCGCTGCGAGACGCTCAATAGCGGGTCCCGGAGCGAGGACTGACGCCAACGCCGCTTCTCTCAACTTTCGAAGTCCCGTGGTTTCACCGACCATGTCAAAAAAGCGCAATGGCAATGAACCGGCGCGCTACCTCGCGTTCAGCGTTTCGACTCAAAGATGCAGCAACGGCGCGAAGACTTCATGACGGTGCGAATTCGTGCCTCGGGAACTGGTCGCATTAAGTGGCCTAGCGAACCCCAACGACTTGGAAGACCAGACGGCTCGAATCAGCATCGCTCTTCTGTCACAGCGATGCAGGAGCGGTCGCCCAACTCAGAGGCCGTTTCTATCTTGGGGTACGGTTCAGCCGATTCGCTGAGTTGCAGCAAAAACTAAGCCAGCCGTCGCAGCATTTTGGCGAAGTGTGGACTATTGGTATCGCTGTTTTCGTGGCAGGGGATATCGGGATTTGGCAGCTCCTTTGGCGCGAAAACCGCATTGCCAGAAAGTACGCCCGGGGTTAAGTACCCCCGACACCAGCCTGCCGGTTCCCGCAACAGTGCGCTTCGGCAGCCGCCCGCCATGCTCGGAAATTAGGTTGTGGGCTACGCACGCCGCATCCAGAGCCCTCTCCTCACAGCGCCGAGTGCGGGATCGGCACGTGGCGGTAAAAGACGAGTACCCAGTCGAACGCCGGGATGTGCCACGCGCTGTCGCGCAGCGGTGTGGCGGCGCGCAGATTAGCGAGGGTGAGCGTGTATTCCTCGGGGTCCACGGTGTCGAGTTCGCGCA is from Sulfurifustis variabilis and encodes:
- a CDS encoding EAL domain-containing protein; the protein is MLAGAAGALPALVIILYTALVERQAAAVEAEREARNLVHLVIREQEFLVAQSRQLLAGLAGHPTVPDRARTERCRRFLANTLRLHPYYTNIGVADAEGHIYCSAAPLKQGVSIADRRYFRQALETNDFSIGEYQVGRLTGKSAINMGYPVRDASDTAKAVVYAALDLSWFDQLLARIDLPPGSTLAVVDHRGTVLAYQPKSAGDRVGNELIDPALRDALFAEREGAGVFTGPDGVSRLTAHGRLHGHADGTVHVIAGIPTEFVYARVEKVLTGNLALLGLAALALVAAWVGTSLFVLRRVNALVNAAGRLGRGELGARTGLPHEGDELARLAGAFDAMAEGLERSNRALRTLSAGNRSLVRAHDEQELLAAMCRAVVRVGGYRMAWVGFAQEDDTKTVRAMAQEGLEEGILSPLNRLDVRWDDTERGRGPVGRAIRTGRPAVMREILTDPNFAPWREEAAARGYAAVAALPLIVDRRPMGALAIYAAEPDAFDENEMGLLEEMAEDLSYGIAALRTRARHEQATSIIERLAYFDTLSELPNHAQLQQYFREKVSNQDAPTALLLIDITRFREINEALGMQQANLLLKAVAGRLCAVLKPSEFIARMRGDEFAVFVPCDRVACAEQVVARIREALDERFTIGSLSLDLDTSIGVALYPEDGREVDALVRSADMALQHAKQSGAAWALYDPAHDQNTARRLALAADLREAIERGNLLLYYQPKVDVRTAKPCGVEALTRWRHPQQGMIRPDEFITLAEQTGLIAPLTEWVLETAIRQVHAWQEDGMRLPVAVNLSARNLLDATLPDKIKALCAKWGIKKGLLELEITESMIMADPARALALVTRLHKLGIPLYIDDFGTGYSSLGYLKKLPVDAIKIDKSFVLDMLMSKDSATIVRSIISLAHALGLKVVAEGVENENIWKKLQALRCDAAQGYYFGRPLALEELTGWMRERGGAVTGKRGSQRT